A genomic region of Alicyclobacillus sp. SO9 contains the following coding sequences:
- a CDS encoding dienelactone hydrolase family protein gives MAEVLLYHHALGRTKGVETFADELRAAGHTVHVPDLFEGRTFASIHEGMAYVESVGFDKVVEMGVREADGLPHEIVYAGFSLGVVVAQKLAQTREGARGALFFYSCVPASMFEAPFPTNLPVQIHGMDADPYFVGEGDVEAARDIVAASDTAELFLYPGDQHYFADISLPSYDADATALLLQRVLEFLRKLDN, from the coding sequence ATGGCCGAAGTTCTTCTATATCATCACGCACTTGGGCGGACGAAGGGAGTTGAAACGTTCGCTGACGAACTTAGAGCAGCGGGTCATACGGTGCACGTTCCTGATCTTTTCGAGGGTCGCACATTTGCCTCAATCCACGAGGGTATGGCGTATGTTGAGAGTGTGGGATTCGACAAAGTCGTAGAGATGGGAGTGCGTGAGGCTGACGGGTTACCGCATGAGATAGTCTATGCCGGGTTTTCGCTTGGTGTAGTGGTGGCACAGAAGCTCGCGCAAACACGCGAAGGTGCCCGTGGTGCCCTCTTCTTTTACTCGTGCGTTCCAGCCTCGATGTTTGAAGCTCCCTTTCCCACGAATCTGCCAGTTCAAATTCACGGCATGGATGCTGACCCATATTTTGTTGGCGAGGGAGATGTAGAAGCGGCTCGAGACATCGTGGCCGCGTCTGACACTGCTGAGCTCTTTTTGTACCCAGGCGACCAACACTATTTCGCTGATATCAGCCTACCATCATATGACGCGGATGCCACAGCATTGCTCTTGCAACGTGTCCTAGAGTTCCTCCGTAAGCTGGATAACTAA
- a CDS encoding antibiotic biosynthesis monooxygenase, with the protein MADVIYLRLKSQDGFLGLHCLHDYDNGRYNWISHWDTKDDLNHSFNQVYPLFKEMIGRQGHWPPSVEIYSYYTPRNLEHLHAE; encoded by the coding sequence ATGGCAGATGTAATTTACTTGCGGCTCAAATCACAAGACGGATTTTTAGGACTTCATTGCTTACATGACTATGACAACGGGCGGTATAACTGGATTTCGCACTGGGATACAAAAGATGATTTAAATCACTCATTTAACCAGGTGTACCCGCTTTTTAAAGAAATGATAGGACGCCAGGGTCACTGGCCCCCATCAGTAGAAATTTATTCATATTATACTCCGAGAAATTTGGAACACTTGCATGCTGAGTAG
- a CDS encoding TetR/AcrR family transcriptional regulator → MNTRQHQRQVRREQILNCSLDMIIRRGFESMKIRDIADTLNISVGLFFNYFESKEAVYEELVRFGLSGPGSLLELNVEGIGPIELFEKMTATIFESLQTNSIASKIFLLMSQTVNSDAVPDSVKKLVHDFDAVSPLIPTIRKGQECGEIKLGDPTALAVAYWGAVQGIAESFAIHPEIPLPESGWIVDILRAHPFQAVVSKEFGGS, encoded by the coding sequence TTGAATACACGCCAGCACCAACGACAAGTACGTCGTGAACAAATACTCAATTGTAGCCTCGACATGATCATCCGTCGCGGGTTTGAGTCCATGAAGATCCGCGACATCGCTGATACACTCAACATCAGCGTCGGTTTGTTTTTTAATTACTTCGAGTCGAAGGAAGCCGTCTATGAAGAACTTGTCAGGTTCGGGCTCTCCGGACCTGGTAGCCTGTTGGAATTAAATGTTGAGGGCATCGGGCCCATTGAACTGTTCGAAAAAATGACCGCCACTATTTTCGAATCACTACAGACCAATTCCATTGCATCAAAAATATTTTTACTCATGAGTCAAACAGTAAATTCGGATGCGGTTCCGGACAGTGTTAAGAAACTCGTTCACGACTTTGATGCCGTTTCTCCGCTAATTCCCACGATTCGAAAAGGTCAGGAATGCGGCGAAATAAAGCTGGGTGATCCCACGGCATTGGCCGTGGCGTATTGGGGCGCGGTACAGGGAATTGCGGAGAGCTTCGCGATCCACCCCGAGATACCTTTGCCCGAAAGTGGCTGGATTGTCGATATTCTACGCGCGCATCCTTTCCAAGCAGTCGTTTCGAAGGAATTCGGGGGTTCTTGA